GTTCGCCTGGGATACAGGTTGTATATTTGCTGATTGTGCAAGTGCCACATTTGtcaattgttgttgttgcatAGGTGTAACGAATGACGCACCAATTCCATCTGAACTATCAGAAATCGGCATTGGCTTCTCAAGTTTCTGTCGTTTTTCAGGAGAGAATATGGATAATGAAGCAAACCCAGCTGATTTTAGGCCACCATTCATGGAAGCAGCTTCTTCTGCAACAAGAGATGAAAGAACAGAGGTAAGCATCTGTGCTGAAGATGTAGAAGCAGCCAACTTtgcagcaacagcagcagcagcagctctCTTGTTTTCCTCTTCACTGCTTTTAGGACCAGCAGAAGAAACCATAGCCTGGACAAGAGGGGACTGAGAAGAGATTGTGTTTGATTGAGCTGAAGGTAACTTAGCATCAGTCACATGGGTCATTTCTGTCAGTAGATCAATGTTCGTAGCAAGAGGACCAGGAACTGGACTCGCAATTCTCTTCCGAACGTTACTTGCTAGCTCAATTTGAGATCGAGCTATCTGCAGATTCATAACCAATAATTTCCAAGCAACATAAGCAAActgaaattagaaaataacaaaCCCTCTAACTAATATTTTGCATTCCCCAACATATGAGATACAACTAATATGAGATGTCCGTCCATGTGAATGGCAGATAACAATAAACAAGTTGATAGTACATAACCAAGTGCTCTGTCGCTAGTACATAAACTTGGGAAAATGAACAGTGTACACAAACTTACTGCTCTCTCACTCTCAAAGAAGTCCGTTCCAATTTATAAAAGTACAAATGTTATATCTTTATCCACAATATTTGAGCCAATTTCTCATAACACCTTGAAAAAGAACCACCTTATCAATTCACATCCAAAAGGGACCAACTGAAGTTTAATCTATTAATGCATTTTCTAGTTGAGGAGAAAATTTGCTAATCAAAATACGATCTAAAAATTGCATTAGACATGACCCAGACCAAATTCTTGATGAAGGTTCGcggtaaataaaatttacagcACAATTCAGTTTCTACAGCCTAAAATAGCTTAGCAATGACTGagaaaattgatataaaatgGTTCAGTGGTTATTGTGAGAAGAGAAACAAGAAgtaaaaattctcaaataattGAACTCCTAGTAGTTTGAACTGTAATATTGGTATTCAAACTCGTTCATATCACATGATAGAGTAAATAAGTTGTGAATATGACAGCTAGTGGATATGAAGCAACccatagcttttttttttttgggcaaAAAACAGAAAGGTAGAAGTTTGAAGCTGGTCATTGAGAAAGATTTTAACTGTTAGGATGCTATTGTTAGTTTGCAAATATGATGATACATGCTGGACATTTTAATCAAAACAGAGGAAGTATATGAGAGATTTTCTGGTCTCAGAATCAATAGGAAGAAGTCGTCAATTAGTGGGATAAATATTGACAATGTCAAGTTGAATCAAGTTACTTCAAGGCTTCATTGCAAGATAGAATATTTGCCTTCTTTTATATCTTGGTCTCCCCATGGAGGTCATCCCAAAAATGCATCCTTATGGCATCCCGTTAAGgaaagaattttgaagaagttgGATACATGGAATGCTTCAAACTTTCGGGAGATGGTAGGCCAACACTTTGTAATTTAGTTCCCTCTAACTTGCCTTTATGCTACATGTCCCTTTTTCTTACTTCTTCAAGCGTTTGTTTGGAGGTGGAAAGGAAATCGCGGTCATGGATTGTTCTAGTAGAATGATGATAGAAGCAAGCTCCATAAAGCTTTGAGATAGGAAGAGCTTTCCTTCAGATACATCATCTTTTTTTCCGATGAAATCATTCTTTCCTCATCCACATGTATCTTGGCTCTTGACAGCCTTTTTGGCCTTGTTGACTCTTTTGAAAAGGCATGTGGATTGATTACAAATCATAAGAGATCGGAGATTTTTGGGTCAATACAGAATTTGAGGAGGTCGAATTAATAGCCGAGAAATTTGATTGCGGACAAGGATATTGGTCAAATGTCTATCTGCCTTCCATTGGGAGATAAACCTAGAACTTCTTCATTTTGTATCCCAATTGTTGAGAGAAGTTGAAAAAAGGATCCACTCATGGAATTACACACTTATCCAAAGGGCGTCGCCTTGCTCTTTTGTTAGCAACGCTCTTGAATCTTCCCACATACTTTTTGTCTCTCTTCAAGATCCCATGGAAGGTTCCATTGAATATTGAAAGTCCATATAGAGACAATGAAAGTTGTAAGCTGTGTTCGGGGGGGAGTTATTGTCTATCGTTGGCCTCTATGGTAGAATCAGTCGGGGGCCTGAGAGGCGGTNATCAGGGGCCATTTCCTTTGAAAAGGGAGCTCCTCTCAATCCAGATCACACTTAGCCAGATGGGAAAAAGTCACTAGATCTACCTCCCATGGAGGCCTCGGTTTGCAATGATTGGCAGAAAATAATATAGCTTTATTAGCCAAGTGAATTCGGACGTATTATCATGAAGAGGATGCTTTATGAAGACAGGTTATTGATGCTAGATATGGGACACACTCACATTCCacgaaattatttttagtgaGATGCCTAAGGAGCCCTGATATCACTTTCAACAACTACTTCTGTGTCCACACCTTTATCTTCGTCTCCTCCTCATCCCTTTCATTTTCCATGTTCTAAGAAGACTTGTCACCTCTTCtgctattttcttttgagcAACACTACCTTTTTTCGCCGAATTCCTTATTAATGGTTTGATACATAGCTATTCTTTTCCAAAGTTTGCACTACCTCTTTGCTAATTGTGAAGCCCTCTGAATATTGAAATtcctactcttttttttttttaattgcctTCGATTTTGGGGAGATCATTGCCATGGTCGACATGGTGTTCTCGTCCTTCCTCTCTTCCATTGAACTAGCACCTTCAATTGTCATGGCCATAATATCTAAGGATTCATCCGTTTGGAAATAACTTTGAAATCCTCCAGAACGAATATCTTCCATCACACTCTCTTGAATTCcaaaatttttgttcattgttcTAATGCTAGGACTTCATAAAGAAATTTCGGAACCTAGGTCTCTCTCTTGCTCTTCGTTTGGAGCTTCTTCCCATTGGGAGGGGTCTTTGTGAGTACTCGTGGATTGGATATATCCTATTTCAAAACGCTTTAACTTGGGCTTCTCGCCAAATGTGATTCACGTTCTTTTCTTCGTGATTTAGATGGGCCATACATGTCTTCTGTTGAGACATCCTTTGGaatctcttttccttttccttgtTGGGTTTCATCCTCTTTacccttttcccttttcttgtGGTCCATTGTATCCATTACCACATCCCCCATTTTGCAGGATAATTATGAATTGGAATTGTGGGCCGTATCTGATATCTTTATGGCGAGAGCATTTTGAACATTAACGCATGGGTAATTGTACCTTCGATCCTTCATTCATCCATCAGACTAAAATTAGGATCCTTTGGTCCTCCATGAAAAACGTGAGCAGTGGTTGGCGAGAAACTTCCATGAAGGTCGGCGACCCTATCCACAAGCATATTCTCCTCCTGGTATGTCCCCACACTGTCGATGAGGCTAATATTTGACTAGTATAAACCCCCAATACTTATCCTTGATCTTAATGCCCACATCAAAGCAATCCATGAGCAAGGAGTTACTTCATAACCTTCCAAGCCACCATGACAGCCACAAATTGCTGAATATCTTCAGGTTCAATGGAAATTGAAGAGGAATGTTATGAATTCTCACCCAACCACCATAATGGGATACTAACTTAACTCTACTATGTTTACAAACATCCCATCTCTCTAGCTTCAAAACAAACGGTCCAAAGCTCATCCATTAGGCACAAACGACCTTCTAAATCCTCATAATGGCATTTCAGGATGGCTTTATCCGTCTGAAAAATGTCTGAAAAATGAATGATGATAAGGTGCTCTTCAAGTCTTCCTTTCCTTTCGATCACCTTTAAATCCTCcttctttgtctttttctCCCTCCCCGACCTTTCTGAGGGCGATTTTACAGCTTCTGCAAaatatttctcctttctaCACTTCCGTTTTATTTCCCTTTGTTGCTCCGCTTTCTTTCTGTTGAGAAAATCTATTATCATTTGTTAAAAGGTCTTCCATCCACTGTATTCTTCTCCCGCTGGCACCACAGATTGAATTTTCCCCTCAAGTTAACTACTTTCGTGGTTTCTTAatatctctcttttgtttACAATTTTCTGAATCCAAATGAAGCCATTGTTACAATTGTTTTTCCGGAAGAATTTTGGGAGTTGAGAACAAGAAGCAAGTCTCCATGGAGTCTATTATTCAGACAAAAACGATTTCTTCAACTAACAACATGAACTTTTTCCTATAATGCGGTTCTGTGATCTTAACCACCCTTTCTTTGAAGATTTACACAAAAAGAGCTTATTCTACACCTTTATCGTACAACAAAGTGAGTTTTtgtttgggtttttcctttgcAAGACATGTTTGAATAGGgaagcttttgttttttttttccttgatgCTGTTTTTTTCAATTCCCCACCCTCTTAGGAGTTTGTATCTTTTGAACattagtctcttttcatttcttcaatggAATGTTTGGTTTCTCATTAAGAGAATATAATAAGATGTATAAAGAATAACAATATTAGTCAACCACTAGTGTCATCTTAATGATGTATAAAGGCAAAAAAACTTCGTTCTAAACAATCAAATATATCAAACTTAAAACAACGTCAAAATCAATCCCCCACAAAATTATACACTTCAAACAACATCATTCAGTCTTATTTTTCTCGAAAAATGTAATAGTCACGGTCAAAGTTTTATCGTGTTCACTTGTTCAAGGTGTCTGTCCACCTCCACCATGCTTAAATGTGCAAGAAATATAAAGGTCTGGCACTCTGATCTAAATGGTTCAAGGTATACTGAAGTTCATGTTTTGACATATCCAAATATCTTACCAAATTCTGAGGTTTCAAGGTATACAATACATCACATGTCAGACCCACCTTCAAAACTACTTTAAGCCAACAAGAGATCCCAAAACATAAACTCTTACTACAGatttcagaaaagaaaatataagaaGCACTTTAACTTACCTGCAACTGATTGCGAACTAGTTCCAGCTTTGATTCCTGTAATTTTTCCACAAGGAAATCAACTTACAATGAAAGTATGTCAACTATATAGAGGAGGCTTGGAATCTTGAGAAATTATTtgaggaaataaaaaagaggaagatAAATTACTTGGTCCTGAAGCGCTTCTACAAGTAAGGAAACCAAAGAAGACCTAGTTGCCTCAACACTTTCAAGTTGCCCAATACATTGTTGAACCACATTTTCCTGCTCTTGAAGGTCGTCCAGCAATGCTGATCTTGGTTGAGTTCCTAGTTTGGAAGGAAAGTACAAAGAAAAACTCTCTTACAATACTTCTCGAAGAAAGAGGTTTTACGAcacaaacataaaaatatagCAAGGAgaattctatatatatactggACAAAATAAACCAAAGAATAGAATGACCATTGATCTACAAACTTtcaaaagaaggaaattaaggcatttaaaactaaaatatgtattaaataaaaatcgGGGTTCGGCATTTTATGGTAAGATGTCCCTTTGACTTGGCCAATGTTCCAAGATTGAAGATTTCAATCATTCTTTCTTAGCTTGCTCACTATGGCTACAAAGGTTGAATCTTAGCATTCCTTCCATGAAGATTCAACTACATGTTTGATAGAATAGCTGGTAAATGTATTTCTATCAAATTGTATTTCTACAGTCATGTCATGTCAAATTGTAAaccatttcaaattaaattctaaatattgAATGTATCCATCAAATTAGATACTTGTTCATTGTATTAAACGTATtgatatttttagtttatcaTAAAATCCATATATAACAAAATGTAAAGGTTTTATTTTGCAAGTATGGCCTCCTTATAATTCTTAGAGATTGAAAAGGTTGGAGTGACTTTGCCTCTGAATTTGGGTTTGCTTTTGGGAACAGTTCAGGTTTCTAGCTTGCTGTAGAGATTGCCAGTCTACGATTCTCGATATTCTTTTGTATACACCCTTTCGAGATAAATGTTGGTTCATTTGGAGGGTTagtttcttgttgtttttaGGGGTATTTAGCTTGAGAAGAATAATAAGATATTTAGGGAATTAGAGAGATTATTGATGGGGTTTAGTCCCTAGCTAGGTTTAATGTCCCTTCAGCTTCTATTACCGAAGAATCCCGGAACTGTCCACTAGATCTTATGTCCTCCCTAGCTAGGTTTAATGTCCCTTTCGTGCTGGTTCCTGTTTTTGGGCTATCTTTATGTATGTCTCAGTTTTCtcttttgtattctttcattgttCATGATGAAAGttctatttcttaaaaaaaactcCATATCTATTACTATCTTCCGGACCTATCATTTAGCATTAGAGTATTGCTTCTCAGTATACAGCGACAATAAGTAGGGGAGATAAGAACAACGACAGAAGAGCTTCAGAAGTTTCCGTCAACAGAAAAATGTTGCAGCTCTTTAAGGTAAATGACAGCTATTCCAAAAGTAACACGAGTTGGAATTCACACAAACAACACTAATTAGGAAAGAAACTCAAAACCACGCTGTCATGTACGCTAACTTAGCGTACATGTCAGCGTCACCTTAAACTAATTGCATGAGATGACTATAGTAGATGAGGTTATACCTTGAGCTATGGAAGCATTCAAGTCTTCCTCAATTTGGTTCAGATGATGAGTTGCAGAACTACAGTTGTTGAGAGCAGCATCTTCATTCAAATGTTCATCAAGTACAGATTGAAATGCAGTAAGAATCTTTTCCGGAACACCTCCAACAGCCAGTTTCTAGAGTTGAGCAATAAAGATTATAGAGGTCTGAACACAAGAAATCAAATGGAAAACTGCAATAGTCTTACAATTCTCACAGAATGGGCATCCCTCTTCACTATCTTTATAGGATTTGAACTCTTTCCATTGCTGTTGGGTAATGGAGGTGGATTTTTACCAAGCATTTCATCCTTAAGACTCTGACCCCGAGAACCAAAaacctttctttcttcccaaATATCGACCTTAACAAACAAACTCCCATGAAGGGAAACAAGTGAGAGTCCAAACTTACGAAATAACACTCGAGATACTGTCATAAGAAAGGGGGAGACGGGAACTGGTCAATCTTATTATTGcaattttaattaacattACAGAGCCATGCAAACAGTTGATAGCGGAAAGCaacatataaaaaacaaaaatgtacgTGAggataatttagaataaaatgtcAATCAATCGTAATCTGTaaccaaaaaacaaattgtATAAACTTCCATACACTATCAAAGTATAACACGGTTTTTAATAAAACAGATTGAATTATTTAACATGAACATAAGCTTAACCAAAATTAATCTTAAGAATGACACCCTCTTGATTGTAATGCTCAATAGCCTCATTGACAATCAACACCTGGTCCAAATTTTGTCTCTCGGCTACAAAAGCTCCTTGGGAGTCTTAAATCGTGTAAGGGAAGACCCTTCACAATCTATTTGCTTATGTTGGAGGAATAATCTCATTTAAAGCAACCCACCTACGCAACTTGATTGGATCACaattcaaacttaaaatttgacACTTGCCTTTATTAAGCTGCAAACCCAAGATAGCCtccaaaaatgataaattgCCTCACCTCAAGCCTTACGTCTTAAACGATTTTAGAAACATTGATCACTCCAATTTTGCTCATGAGAAACCAACAAAATCAAGATGTCAGTGACCAAAATGAAGAGGAATGGAGTGGGGATCACCTTGCTTAAGATTTGTAGGGGCTTGAACCTCAGTCAGGTTAACTATTGATAAGGATAGAGAAATTCGCCATCCTAATATATCTTCAAATCCACAACCTCCATTTAAACATGAAGCCTTCCTTCTAGAGATCTTTAACTAAGAAATCTCAAATTCACATGAACATAAGCGTAACCAAAATCAATCTTAAGAATGACACCCTCTTGATTGTGATCCTCAATAGCCTCACTGACAATCAACACCTGATCCAAATTGTCTCGCTGCTACAAAAGCTCCTTGGGAGTCTAAAATCGTGTTAGGGAAGACCTTTCTCAATCCATTTGCTAATGTTGGAACAATAATCTCATTTAAACTTATAACAAATCCTATTGGCCTAAGAGTCCTTTAACCCTACACTCCTTTGTCTTTTCAGTACAAGGAAAACATAGGCCTCATAAGTAGAAACATCGATGACACCCGCTTGTAAAACTTAAAAGACCTTCCAAGCATACTCCTACACACTCCCAACTCTCTTGAAATAAAACCCATCGTGAATCCATCCAAACTAAGGAATTTATTTCAGTTAGACTCAAACACCACTTTCTTTTATATCAATCTATATGGGTGTACCCATTAAATAGTAAGCTTTTTGGGTGACAAATTTTAGATCTCagtttcctttcttctctcaTTAATAGCTTTATTTGCAATAAGATCAAATCAAGGATTTATCTACCCCTCACAAACAGGTCCTATattcctttatttatataaaaaaataataataattatgcttataactattttaaacaaaaattattttataaagaaacCTACATTCACGTCTAGGAATGGGGGGACaaaaggggaaagaaaaagtaccACATATTATGCTTCAAACTCAAGTTTTAACCCACATATCAGGAATTTACTAGATTATTCCTAACTAATATACAAGCTTTAGGAATTAGCACCAATTGACCACCCTCAGTACTCATGAAACCAATCAAAAGACTGCTATAAGTAGAATTGAGAGTTCTGTTACCAATGTGACTAATAAAGCAGTTCACTCTTTGAGAAGCCTAAATataaatgtttatgatacaAATTTGTCAGGCCGAAATGAAGGAATCCATCCtccctttttctgttttccGTCTAcaccttttcttcatttcttttttcacaaATGCAAAATGTTTTACATTTGAGCAACATGTTCTAGAGTCAACTAAGATGCTTCcacaaataaaaacataagaaCATTTATTGCCATCATATTTATACACGAGAATAAAGAGGACATACAAGTCTGGCTACCGCCTTCTTTCCACTTTCATCCCCATGATCATAAACATTCTTGAGAGAAACAGGAAGAACTTTCCAGAATTCGTTCACAAATTCACTTCCCTTGCGCCTGCTGTTTTGCAAAATGTCATTTGCCAAATAAAGAAACGAAACACGCTGCTCTTTCTGAGATGAGTTGAATAATTTATCCCATGTTTCAACAATCTGCTTGGCCTTTTTCCGGTGGGAAATGCACCATCTTGATAAAGCTAATTcaatatcaaagaaaaacacaTTTATTACAGTTGCACCCACCATCAGAAATTTTTTGAGGATATATTTGAGCACAAAATATTCTTCCATGAGTCAACAGTATAAGAACCGTTCTTTAATCAGTATGTACCAacacaaaaaaattacaaagacTTCAAAAGGGGCTcaatctaaacacaagaacTAACACATCCCAAACGTCTTCGAATCTAGTGAATTTATTgccagaaaaatgaaaagaacaaaggCAATAATTACTCAATCCAAAGTTCCCAGACAAGAGTAATGAAAATGTTCAACCATAAGGAGCATAGGTAATCAAGGTTAATAATGAAGTCATGCCAAGATCGAAGAAATCTCAACCacaaaatcatgaggctatccacaaaattaaattcaattaattcttttacaatttaaaatacatatagAGAAGGATCCTAACTTCAAAGTTTTAAGAGATAATCGCCACCATACCCAGTTCTTTACATACATAATTAGTAAATGACAAAAGGCAttactttgtttttcttcttcttctttttttttttttttttttttgNacaccaaaaaaaaaaaattaaaatcaatatataaaaGGGAGAAATATCTGAACAAAAACTGTAAACGCCGGTGTGTAATAGAACGGGCAATGCAATATTTTCAggccacaaaaataaatgaaaagataatGATTAGAGAAGCATACACTCGATGCTCTGCtgagaattgttgagtttGGATAACTTCTCAGACAACACCTGTGCTTCAAAACCCTCGTTGTTCATCCCGTGACGAGAATATTATTACATTACCCTGCAGCAAAGTTCCAAGAAAAACTAGCAGTTCATCGAAGCTATGTAAGCTCTGAAAATAGTGAGCACACGAATTGTaaccaagaacaaaacttcaaaaaagcTACCTTCAACATTATTTCCTAATATAACTAGGCATAACTATCATTCTCAGCACGAAAAACAATTTACGCGAAGCCCAGTTCGAGAACTTATGGAAAAACAACATTAGGGTTCCACACCCAATCAGTAATTCCTCGCCGCTAACGAAAAGGGTGGATCTAGATTTCcataaaagcaaaagaaaaaaaaaaacatttgaaatttcgaataCCTGGCGTATATTGATTCAAGAACTCCACTCTTGATGATAGCCTTTCCCGATAGAACCTCGGGGAGATGAATTacaggaaagaagaaaaaaggttgCTGATTGGCGATGATTTTTCCTGGTATTTGTGTTCCCTTGGCAATAGGGATTAGGATGAAGagagaataaagaaattgaaaccGAGAAGGAGTGGGAAAAGTTGTGGGTTTTTCGAAGTGGACAGAGGATTCCCTAATTCACCAGCAAATGATGGTCCAGAAGAAGGGTGATAAGTGGAGGAAGATGAAAAAACTGGTTTGCAGAGAGTTCGTCAAAATATCgagaaaaaatgttgaccaagaatggaaaataaaaatctctaataaaacttttctttttttcttttctaattctctaaattattttattttcctttcaaaatgttaattttttaagttaaattacccatccaaatcaaatttttaaatgacataaattaaaattttaaaatcaaaattatatttaataaaaatttaaaattataaaaaaaatcattttagcccataatagtttaatttattatagggtgatttaaatcttaataattttactaatccatatatgaaaatgttattaaattcatatcaaatttaaaaacatataaactATATTGTTACATATTAAAATTCATGCACTAAAGTCATGTCTTATATGAACGGATGGTAGTTTTACCCCCAAATTCGTAATTTCAAAGACAGtccatataaatttaatttaaaattgataaaaagcaataaaaatttaaaatgggtttacttcattaaaaatataattatacgTAAAAATCTTATTCTCATTTGATACAAAATTgataatatctaataaatgggtgatttttaataattattataaacaaataaattaaaaggaaaaaaaaaaattgtcaaccATGGAGGGAGTAGGTAAAGGATTCATGGTTGGTGAAGTTGGGACTTTTATCTTCAAATCCAGTCCACCGGAATCTATTGCGTCGGGGAGAAAATCGCAGTCGCAGAGCTAGAGCGAAGATATGGAGATCTTCTGGAGAGCGATGGAACAGATCAATTGGTACACCGGATTATCGCCCACCGCCTTCTTCACCATACTTGCCTCAATGATCTTCGTGTTTCAAATGGTTTCCTCCATGTTCGTTTCTCCAGAAGAGTTCAATAAACCCCCAACTGTTCCTGTTTCTTCGTCTAACTCGGCCAATTCGAATTTGTTTGTTGACGATTCGGTCGCCGACGCCTCGCAATCAGTCCAAGTAGGGCGATTGACGGAGCAGCAGTTGAGGGCTTACGATGGCTCCGATCCGAATAAGCCACTTCTTATGGCTATAAAGGGTCAAATCTACGATGTATCTTCCGGCAggtacttttttctttttcttttccttcatcaTTCGTGGAGCGAATTCCGTTT
This portion of the Cucurbita pepo subsp. pepo cultivar mu-cu-16 chromosome LG08, ASM280686v2, whole genome shotgun sequence genome encodes:
- the LOC111799535 gene encoding membrane steroid-binding protein 2-like; translation: MEIFWRAMEQINWYTGLSPTAFFTILASMIFVFQMVSSMFVSPEEFNKPPTVPVSSSNSANSNLFVDDSVADASQSVQVGRLTEQQLRAYDGSDPNKPLLMAIKGQIYDVSSGRTFYGPGSPYSMFVGKDASRALALLSFKPEDINGNLEGLNEEELVILQDWEYKFMEKYVKVGELVSEEALNEPSENGHQSTDTNREEEPNKDQ
- the LOC111799960 gene encoding regulation of nuclear pre-mRNA domain-containing protein 1B-like gives rise to the protein MNNEGFEAQVLSEKLSKLNNSQQSIESLSRWCISHRKKAKQIVETWDKLFNSSQKEQRVSFLYLANDILQNSRRKGSEFVNEFWKVLPVSLKNVYDHGDESGKKAVARLVDIWEERKVFGSRGQSLKDEMLGKNPPPLPNSNGKSSNPIKIVKRDAHSVRIKLAVGGVPEKILTAFQSVLDEHLNEDAALNNCSSATHHLNQIEEDLNASIAQGTQPRSALLDDLQEQENVVQQCIGQLESVEATRSSLVSLLVEALQDQESKLELVRNQLQIARSQIELASNVRKRIASPVPGPLATNIDLLTEMTHVTDAKLPSAQSNTISSQSPLVQAMVSSAGPKSSEEENKRAAAAAVAAKLAASTSSAQMLTSVLSSLVAEEAASMNGGLKSAGFASLSIFSPEKRQKLEKPMPISDSSDGIGASFVTPMQQQQLTNVALAQSANIQPVSQANQSQASFAPPPPPAPPVNQYAQSGGIMGVLPYNFGAYSLPPPPPLPPHIVMGLSRPTSQPPQQQPQQPQQSQPTSAGFYRPPGIGFYGQGQQSTPPPVPRQ